The Calliopsis andreniformis isolate RMS-2024a chromosome 5, iyCalAndr_principal, whole genome shotgun sequence nucleotide sequence GCAATCTCAGCAAGCTCTTTTTCACACTAGTCCGCTGAGTACATGTGCAGGTACACTTACAAGAGGAGCGAAGAGGAAAAGAGCCGCGGCTGGGGGAGCGACTGGTTTAACTTGCGAGATAAACGCAATGGAATTGGAGGTTGACAAAACACCAAAAAGAAAGAATCGTGGGTGTATATTCTCCAGGAGTCCAATAGATCCTTCTATATCTGAATCGCTAAAGCAGACGAATAACATCAGCAATGCAACTGAAGGACACAATAGCGGATCTAGTGGAAGGGTCGCGTTTAGTACACCCGTGTCGTCCATAAAACAGAGATGTCACAGCGAGGAAAAAGAAGAGAAATGCAAAGAGGAGACGGCGCCCTTGATTAAGGCTACACGATTTCAACTTCCACCGTCTCTTGCATCACACTCAGTTCCCGACATGTCGGAAGATAGTACCTCTGAGGAGCATCGTTCTCCTCAGGGTATATCTCCTATTAAAACTCCAGCAACATCCAGCAATTGTTACACCCCTTATAGAACCCCAAAGTCTGTCAGAAGGGGTGGTCAGCCTGGTGTGAACAGGTCAGACGATCGCATACTCGGAACGCCCGATTATCTCGCTCCAGAGTTGCTTTTGAGGCAAGGTCATGGACCTGCGGTAGACTGGTGGGCGCTGGGCGTGTGCTTATTCGAATTTTGCACCGGAGTTCCACCATTTAACGACGAGACACCACAAGCTGTGTTCGCGAATATTCTAGCAAGGGACGTTCCTTGGCCCGAAGATGAGGAAGCCTTGTCGTCGGCTGCCACGGAGGCAATCGACGCGCTTCTTACTCTCGACCAACAAGATCGGCCTTCCGCGAAGGAGGTACGGATCATGAGGCTCTTCCAGGACTTCCCTTGGAACGAGCCGTCGAAAGCGGTGCCGCCTTTCATTCCGCAGCCCGATGACAATTACGATACATGCTACTTCCAAGGTAATCGTGCAGATAAATCATGTAAATGTGTCTTGATAACTATGAATTATCTTACTTTGTTGTTTTCTTGTTTCAGCTCGGAATATTATGCAACATCTAAATGTGAGCAACTGCGACACGTGACTTGCAGCACCGAGTTAGTAAATTTTGAACATATCCGGCTTGCTCTGTGACAGGGAATAGAGCCATTAatgcaagaactgttatattgtaaaactattttttatatagttgtatatgtataatactataaaatattttgttacgTCTTGTAATGTCTGCGTAATCAGTTTATTCCTATGCGAAGTTTTTGATTCGTGGCTTAATGACTACCTTTTCTCTGCTCTTTTATTCGTGATTGGAGGGAAATGGAGCAAATTACACGATTACGTAGATAAGGCGAGCGTCGATGGTATTCCTAATGGAGGAAGTGAAAGCTATTATCTATATACGTCTACGAAAAGAGACGTATCTGATATTTAATGAGTCTAATGACGATGTGTCGCGGTTGGATGACGGCGAGAGTGATAAACCGGAATACTTTATTAGGCAGGAATGTTCTATCCTCTGTTATGTTCATGTTTAATTCAGATTCTTGTAGATCCATGGCAGGAAGTGCGTTACTCGCGTGTAAACGCCTGGGTACTGGCCTTTGCCGCATCCAATACCCCAACTGACGACACCAACTTGCGTCCAACGTCCGTCGTTCACCATCAGGGGACCGCCACTATCACCCTGTAACAAATATTAATTTAGTCAAAGCCCAAGTAGAAGGTAAGAGTAAAACATCGCTATACGAACCGAACAAGAATCCTTTGTAGCTTTTCCTGCACATATAAAGCTATCCACTATACCTCCAGGTGCTGCTGCACCATATTTCACTTTGCATTCATTGTTCGTCCAGATGGGTACTGATACCTCTTGAAGTATCGCTGGTTGTGGTCCACCTAAAAAAATTAAACATTATTAACACAAATTCACCTAAGCAGGCATTACATTACATTATCCTTACTTTCTCGGAGGGAACCCCAGCCGATGACCGTAGCAGACTTCCCAGAGTACAGCTGAGAGCCACTCGGTAGGCAGATCGGGCGTATTTGTTCCGAGAATTGAACAGGTTCGCTGAGGGTCAATAGCGCGATGTCGTTATACAAGGTACGTAGATTGAAGCCTCTGTGTCTGACAACTCGTTTCACTCGTCGCTCGATATGCCGGATCTCCGTGTGGGTCTTGAGATTGTAATCACCAAGGCGGACCGTTAGTCTGGCCACGTCCCATGGATTCATACTGGAAACATTGAAACCAGTATTTAGTTCAAGTGTATTCCCAGTGCAGACGCTACCAAGTATATTCTAGTTCAGTAAGCAATCTACTAATCCTATCGGAAAGCAAGAGTCCAAAGTTCTTGTTAGCATTGTAGATGGTTTAATTAGAAAGTCAAGAGATACTATATGTATCAGTGTGTCTCTTGACTGTCTGATGAAGCCACTTGCAATGCTAACGAAACGTCAGGATGTTTCTTCCACAAGGACACAGTTTACACCTGAAAGTTTCGACAGTAAGAGCCGTATGACGCTGTGAAAGTCCCAAATCTCTACTAGAGTCCAGGTCATTTTGTCATGCTGTGCGCCTTCCGAAGACCTACTTGGCAACGCAATGAGCCGCTGTGAGAATGTGTTTATCGTCGATGAGTGAACCGCCACAGAATTGTCGTCCTCCGTTGAAGAGCGCCGCCATCCAAGGCCACTCGCCCAGGTCAGCATTTTGTCCACCCACAATCCGCTCCTCGTCTTGAGCACCGTTCTTCGCCCCGCATTTAGACGTATCGACGCCAAAAGAACCATCGTTCGAGGGTTTCTGGGTAGTGGCTGGCACGGTCGGTGCACCTGGCCACCAGGTAGGTTTCTTCGTCGGCCAAGTCGTCGCCTGGCCGGGTTTTTTCGTCGTGGAAACTGGTTTCAACGTG carries:
- the LOC143178671 gene encoding serine proteinase stubble; this translates as MKTNFDSTLDFEDDDSAVVIEAASDLNTGLESRSSRGILWNGISSPESCLTAKGEIGHCTTFKECYPYFKIPDLSPLDGWILGVYDTCSYVNSFGQTSFGICCSNVLPVVTPPSDNKEDPIIEDSQDKKDEAALKPRPQVPGTWPPPIPTHPPHHTQPALPTHPPYFPTISTLKPVSTTKKPGQATTWPTKKPTWWPGAPTVPATTQKPSNDGSFGVDTSKCGAKNGAQDEERIVGGQNADLGEWPWMAALFNGGRQFCGGSLIDDKHILTAAHCVANMNPWDVARLTVRLGDYNLKTHTEIRHIERRVKRVVRHRGFNLRTLYNDIALLTLSEPVQFSEQIRPICLPSGSQLYSGKSATVIGWGSLRESGPQPAILQEVSVPIWTNNECKVKYGAAAPGGIVDSFICAGKATKDSCSGDSGGPLMVNDGRWTQVGVVSWGIGCGKGQYPGVYTRVTHFLPWIYKNLN